A section of the Bacillota bacterium genome encodes:
- a CDS encoding phage holin family protein produces the protein VIYATQFVVPGLRVSIIGALLGALVIGVVDMFIPTVVR, from the coding sequence AGTCATTTATGCTACCCAATTCGTTGTGCCCGGACTACGAGTGAGTATTATCGGTGCCCTGCTGGGAGCATTAGTCATCGGTGTAGTGGACATGTTTATTCCGACGGTGGTGCGCTGA
- a CDS encoding ABC transporter permease, with protein MSPPGSPWRKKWLATGNEAAPLFLLFLLFLWELTVRLLKIEPWLLPAPTAIVQSLFKDWPALRQHAGITLYEAIIGFTLSIAFAFALAWLMDSVSLVRRALYPLLVTSQTIPIISVAPLFLIWFGYGLVPKVLVVVLVCFFPVVVSFLQGLAAVDTEMIDLLRSMGAPPLLIFRLAKLPAALPMFFSGLKIAATYSIMGAVIGEWLGAEAGLGYYMTLSQRSFLTARVFAIIVVITVLSLGLFKLIETLERVLTPWTRWQEES; from the coding sequence ATAAGCCCACCGGGGTCACCATGGCGGAAAAAGTGGCTCGCTACCGGTAATGAAGCAGCGCCGCTGTTCCTGTTGTTTCTGCTTTTTCTCTGGGAACTTACGGTGCGTTTGCTCAAGATCGAACCATGGCTGCTTCCGGCGCCGACAGCGATTGTGCAATCATTGTTCAAAGACTGGCCGGCGCTGCGGCAACATGCCGGGATCACTCTCTATGAAGCCATAATAGGGTTCACACTCTCCATCGCCTTTGCTTTTGCTTTAGCTTGGCTGATGGACAGCGTATCACTGGTTCGCCGAGCCCTATACCCTTTACTGGTAACCAGTCAAACCATTCCCATTATCTCGGTGGCACCCCTCTTTCTGATCTGGTTTGGGTACGGTCTGGTACCGAAAGTCTTAGTGGTAGTGCTCGTATGTTTTTTTCCGGTGGTGGTAAGCTTCCTACAAGGACTGGCTGCTGTTGATACCGAGATGATCGACCTGTTGCGTTCCATGGGAGCGCCCCCGCTGCTAATTTTTCGTCTGGCCAAACTTCCGGCCGCCCTGCCGATGTTTTTCTCCGGTCTCAAGATTGCCGCTACCTACAGCATTATGGGAGCTGTGATTGGGGAGTGGCTGGGGGCTGAAGCCGGTCTAGGGTATTACATGACCTTGTCACAGCGGTCTTTTCTAACGGCGCGGGTGTTTGCCATTATTGTAGTGATAACTGTACTTAGTTTAGGTCTGTTCAAATTAATTGAAACGTTGGAGCGGGTCCTTACACCATGGACCCGCTGGCAAGAAGAATCTTAG
- a CDS encoding thiamine-binding protein produces MPIVNVSLQVLPGVPEERIYPVVDKVIELIADSGVKYEVGAMETTMEGEYDRLMDLVKQAQELCIREGAARVVSVVKIDYKPTGVTMAEKVARYR; encoded by the coding sequence ATGCCAATAGTAAATGTAAGCCTACAGGTGCTGCCGGGAGTTCCTGAGGAGCGCATCTACCCGGTGGTGGACAAAGTGATCGAACTCATCGCCGACTCTGGGGTGAAGTACGAAGTCGGGGCCATGGAGACCACCATGGAAGGTGAGTACGATCGGCTCATGGATCTGGTAAAACAGGCCCAGGAGCTCTGCATTCGGGAGGGGGCGGCACGAGTTGTTTCAGTGGTTAAGATCGACTATAAGCCCACCGGGGTCACCATGGCGGAAAAAGTGGCTCGCTACCGGTAA